In the genome of Salinispirillum sp. LH 10-3-1, one region contains:
- a CDS encoding C4-dicarboxylate TRAP transporter substrate-binding protein codes for MMFNRSFQKSVAKGLVAGATALLLLSQTGAAQQLRLTPGTPPAHPGHTPLYTVFQAQLPELTEGRMRGVILGTEVANIGNMRTAIRSGLSDVGMFLPAYFPSDLPNVNLVGDLSFMGTNSQAMGAAMTEYIVNCADCQAELKRLGVVYTTSHASDTYQILTTKPIRNVEDLRGLRLRVGGPHYARWAEAMGAVGANVSVGETFEAISQGVLDGTIASSADMISFRLDDVVTHVSTLRLGTYHSTISHAVGNNTWARLSANDRRAIAEASTLASAMSTQRWAHEMAGAAEAGARTKGIEFIEPSAALVAASDAFKARDLDSIVGRAEGRDGLTNVAAKMAEFERLVDKWTAFAESVDNDPEKMAEQINREVWANVDFTRYGL; via the coding sequence ATGATGTTCAATCGCAGCTTTCAGAAAAGCGTGGCGAAGGGCCTAGTAGCCGGCGCCACTGCACTGTTACTGTTAAGCCAGACTGGCGCGGCTCAACAGCTACGGCTAACGCCGGGTACGCCTCCTGCGCACCCGGGCCATACACCACTCTACACCGTCTTTCAGGCACAATTGCCTGAGCTGACAGAAGGCCGCATGCGCGGTGTTATTTTAGGCACAGAAGTCGCTAACATCGGCAACATGCGTACCGCCATTCGCTCCGGCTTGTCGGATGTGGGGATGTTCTTGCCTGCCTATTTTCCGTCTGATCTGCCCAATGTGAACTTGGTCGGTGACCTGTCTTTCATGGGTACCAATTCGCAAGCCATGGGCGCGGCGATGACCGAGTACATTGTGAACTGTGCTGATTGTCAGGCCGAGTTGAAGCGCCTGGGCGTGGTGTACACGACGTCCCACGCCTCTGATACCTACCAGATTCTGACCACCAAACCGATCCGTAATGTAGAAGATCTACGCGGCTTGCGCTTACGTGTAGGTGGACCACACTATGCCCGTTGGGCAGAAGCCATGGGCGCGGTAGGCGCAAACGTTTCGGTGGGTGAAACCTTTGAAGCGATTTCACAAGGTGTGTTGGATGGCACCATTGCGTCGTCCGCTGATATGATTTCGTTCCGTCTTGATGATGTGGTTACTCACGTCAGCACGCTGCGTCTGGGCACCTATCACTCAACAATATCGCACGCGGTGGGTAACAATACGTGGGCGCGCTTGTCGGCTAACGACCGTCGTGCCATTGCTGAGGCCTCAACCTTGGCCAGTGCCATGTCGACGCAGCGCTGGGCGCATGAAATGGCAGGAGCTGCTGAAGCCGGCGCACGTACTAAAGGCATCGAATTCATTGAGCCGAGTGCTGCTCTGGTAGCTGCGTCTGACGCTTTTAAAGCGCGTGATCTCGACAGCATCGTGGGCCGAGCAGAAGGGCGTGATGGCTTAACCAACGTGGCTGCAAAAATGGCGGAATTCGAACGCTTAGTCGACAAGTGGACGGCGTTTGCTGAATCCGTAGACAATGACCCCGAGAAAATGGCTGAGCAGATCAACCGTGAAGTGTGGGCCAACGTCGACTTTACCCGCTACGGTCTATAG
- a CDS encoding TRAP transporter small permease — protein MNALFRVSNRITVVLALLGTLGIVAMMLHVTLDVVLRSTLSRSMPATLELVTRYYMVLLALLPLGWVEWQRKMISVELFTDFLGARAQRFNELLVTVLSLAIYLVFTVATWEKAVEQYAIGAYVMSLDTRIPVWPSYFVLPISFGLAAYVCFMRGVQSFLPHTVATSD, from the coding sequence ATGAACGCCCTGTTTCGTGTGTCCAATCGTATCACTGTTGTATTGGCACTGCTGGGTACCCTCGGTATTGTCGCCATGATGTTACACGTGACTTTGGATGTTGTCTTGCGCAGCACGTTGTCGCGTTCTATGCCCGCTACGCTGGAATTGGTCACGCGCTACTACATGGTGTTGCTGGCATTACTCCCACTCGGTTGGGTGGAATGGCAACGCAAGATGATCTCAGTCGAGTTATTTACCGATTTTCTCGGCGCGCGGGCGCAGCGCTTTAATGAGCTGCTGGTTACCGTGCTGTCGTTGGCAATTTACTTGGTGTTCACCGTCGCCACGTGGGAAAAAGCCGTGGAGCAATACGCCATTGGCGCTTACGTGATGTCCTTGGATACCCGTATTCCTGTTTGGCCTTCTTATTTTGTGTTGCCGATTTCCTTTGGGTTGGCAGCGTATGTTTGTTTTATGCGTGGCGTGCAGAGTTTTCTACCGCACACCGTTGCGACGTCCGATTGA
- a CDS encoding TRAP transporter large permease subunit, whose product MAVEVGIYGLVILLILLALRVPVALALMVVSLGGMSYMLDWNIAFSLLASTPYEFVAKWTLSAVPMFLLMGFISFHTGLTAGLFNAAKVVFRWLPGGLAISSIFASSGFAAVSGSSVACAAAMGRIAIPEMVRNGYKPSFACGTIAAGGTIGALIPPSILMIVYGVFAQVSITQVFLGGISIGLLTALSYMLIILLVSWFRPDIAPRRLESEDGYTARQAILDIWPILVLGVLVFGGMFSGFFTATEAGAVGAAGALIISLVTGRLTWSVLKTSLLETLSTTSALLIIGVGASMFTIFLSLSGLAGFISQSVSGWDPTYLQLMLVVVLIYLFLGLFMEPFGAMLVTLPIFLPVFELYDVSLIWFGVLLVKLLEIGMITPPVGMNIFVIRGVASQYASLVDIFKGVAIFLVADLAVVALVIFYPEIVMLFIRG is encoded by the coding sequence ATGGCAGTTGAAGTTGGCATTTATGGCCTCGTAATCTTATTGATTTTGCTTGCCCTGCGGGTCCCTGTTGCTTTGGCATTGATGGTGGTATCGCTGGGTGGCATGAGCTACATGCTTGACTGGAATATTGCCTTCAGTCTGTTGGCTTCTACCCCCTATGAGTTTGTTGCCAAGTGGACGCTCAGTGCAGTGCCTATGTTCTTATTGATGGGCTTTATCAGTTTTCATACCGGTTTGACGGCGGGGCTCTTTAATGCCGCCAAAGTGGTGTTTCGTTGGCTCCCCGGGGGCTTAGCAATTTCCAGTATTTTCGCCAGCTCGGGGTTTGCTGCGGTCAGTGGTTCCAGTGTTGCTTGCGCAGCGGCCATGGGACGCATCGCTATTCCTGAAATGGTGCGTAATGGCTACAAACCGAGCTTTGCCTGCGGGACGATCGCCGCGGGCGGGACCATTGGTGCGTTGATTCCACCCAGCATCCTGATGATTGTGTACGGTGTATTTGCGCAGGTGTCGATCACACAGGTCTTTCTGGGCGGTATATCCATTGGCTTGCTGACCGCACTGAGTTACATGCTGATCATTTTATTGGTCAGTTGGTTTCGTCCAGACATCGCGCCACGCCGCCTGGAGTCGGAAGACGGCTACACCGCGCGGCAAGCGATACTCGATATTTGGCCGATATTGGTCTTGGGTGTTTTGGTCTTTGGTGGCATGTTCAGTGGCTTTTTCACCGCAACCGAGGCCGGAGCGGTAGGTGCCGCGGGTGCGCTCATTATTTCACTGGTCACTGGGCGTCTAACCTGGTCGGTTCTTAAAACATCCTTGTTAGAGACTCTGTCAACCACCAGTGCGTTGTTGATCATCGGCGTGGGCGCTTCCATGTTTACCATCTTCCTGAGTCTCAGTGGTTTGGCGGGTTTTATTTCCCAGTCGGTCTCCGGTTGGGATCCTACCTACCTGCAATTGATGCTGGTTGTGGTGTTGATCTACTTGTTTTTGGGGCTGTTCATGGAGCCGTTTGGTGCCATGCTGGTCACCTTGCCTATCTTCCTGCCGGTGTTTGAACTGTACGATGTCAGCCTGATCTGGTTTGGTGTCTTGCTGGTGAAGTTGCTGGAGATTGGCATGATCACACCGCCAGTGGGTATGAATATCTTTGTCATTCGTGGCGTTGCCAGCCAGTACGCGTCGCTGGTGGATATCTTTAAAGGCGTAGCGATCTTCCTAGTGGCGGACTTGGCAGTGGTTGCTTTGGTGATCTTCTATCCGGAAATCGTCATGCTGTTCATTCGTGGTTGA
- a CDS encoding MarR family transcriptional regulator: MTQNSTQNNKNEIDYTMLNSLVGYRLRRAQIAYFENFNATCTEQGVTPGLFGILAIVLNNPGLTQTAVAQAIHTDRSAMVAAVDKLEKLKLMERRPSENDRRSYALYLTAEGERFTKSLHQKVLAHESHFEQVMKPGEKEQMLDLLMRIIDLGN; the protein is encoded by the coding sequence ATGACGCAGAACAGCACACAGAACAATAAGAACGAAATCGATTACACCATGTTGAACTCCCTTGTGGGCTATCGCTTGCGCAGAGCGCAGATTGCCTATTTTGAGAACTTCAACGCGACCTGCACTGAGCAAGGCGTGACGCCGGGGTTGTTTGGTATTCTCGCGATCGTGTTAAACAATCCCGGGCTGACGCAAACAGCAGTAGCGCAAGCCATACACACGGATCGTTCAGCCATGGTGGCAGCGGTAGATAAGTTGGAGAAACTGAAGTTGATGGAGCGCCGCCCGTCGGAGAATGATCGCCGTTCTTATGCGCTGTATCTGACGGCAGAAGGAGAGCGCTTCACCAAGTCTTTGCATCAAAAAGTTTTGGCGCATGAATCGCATTTCGAGCAGGTGATGAAGCCCGGAGAGAAAGAGCAGATGTTGGACTTGTTGATGCGGATTATTGACCTCGGGAACTGA
- a CDS encoding YhgN family NAAT transporter encodes METFAVAVTLFLIMDPLGNIPIFLSILAKIDAKRRYWILARELVIALAIMLLFLFAGSSILSVLGLTREAVSIGGGLVLMIIAIRMIFPSRGGVMGNDETDGEPLIVPLAVPLIAGPSLIATLVLLAETGPDRSADWVIALGIAWGATAVILMASNFFYKILGARGLKAVERLMGMILISISVQMLLNGISSYVAGF; translated from the coding sequence ATGGAAACCTTCGCCGTCGCCGTCACCCTCTTCCTGATCATGGACCCACTGGGGAACATCCCCATTTTCTTGTCGATATTGGCGAAGATAGACGCCAAACGCCGCTATTGGATACTGGCACGCGAGCTGGTCATTGCCTTGGCCATTATGCTGCTGTTCCTGTTTGCCGGTTCGTCGATTCTCAGTGTGCTGGGTTTAACGCGCGAGGCGGTGTCGATTGGTGGCGGCTTGGTGTTGATGATCATCGCTATTCGCATGATCTTTCCGTCGCGCGGGGGTGTGATGGGCAATGACGAGACCGACGGCGAGCCGTTGATCGTGCCGTTGGCCGTGCCCTTGATCGCCGGCCCCTCGTTGATCGCCACCCTGGTGTTGCTGGCCGAAACCGGCCCGGACCGCAGCGCCGATTGGGTCATTGCGCTGGGTATTGCTTGGGGTGCCACGGCGGTGATTCTGATGGCCTCGAACTTCTTCTACAAAATATTGGGGGCACGTGGTCTAAAAGCCGTCGAGCGTTTGATGGGGATGATCTTGATCTCGATTTCAGTGCAGATGTTGCTGAACGGCATTAGCAGTTATGTCGCCGGGTTTTAG
- a CDS encoding sigma 54-interacting transcriptional regulator has protein sequence MANPFEVVLLTGSDDTRRALQTQLEEIIGDVARIRSYAAEEGDIPLIGQGVVLLSSGQLAHEVQASLGPDCTPIIAERAINFHHIDQLFELDEGLDVLYVNDSPENVQRSIESLLSLGIDHLNYHPWYPGKTHAKRCSVAITPGEPGLVPDWVTQIVDIGPRLIDVTSIIALLNALGLDIATQRILSDRYIQKIIDLSKRIAKVSRDARHVSAHLKQVVDGVHDGILAVSRDGFITVFNGILEDILDVRDGRAIGRRLEDVIQLPELVQFIGDDNAESSRYFTLANAEIMVHRLTLDSDQSRVATFKNAGETLEMERKRRQALMRKGHYAKYTFNDIVGHSTELQHTKRIAHKLAQSELTILIEGESGTGKELFASSIHHASPRHNGPFLAVNFSALPEDLVESELFGHDEGAFTGARKGGRKGLFEQAHGGTLFLDEIGDISLKVQARLLRVLQEKELLRVGGTDIIPVDVRIIAATNRHLLTRVEDNLFREDLYHRLKVLYLHLPPLRQRAEDIEELIRYTIHQAGRQDIYINPDVITALRAYPWYGNIRELRNTLDYMLAVCEDDELQLRDIPAEGFFQATPIGLSSDAAHRPTVTPAPSPNTPPVSSSPPSAIPPHELDTLLRLAYDLQQQEGRISRVALAVQAKQAGHSFTEQQIRLRLSLLHDQGLVVQFRGRSGTRLTAAGEARVLQLTRGEAT, from the coding sequence ATGGCAAATCCATTCGAGGTCGTGCTACTGACCGGGTCAGACGACACGCGGCGCGCCCTACAGACCCAGCTGGAAGAAATCATTGGCGATGTCGCGCGCATTCGCAGCTACGCCGCCGAGGAAGGCGACATCCCGCTCATTGGGCAGGGCGTCGTGTTGCTGTCCTCCGGTCAACTGGCGCACGAAGTACAGGCCTCTCTCGGCCCAGACTGCACCCCCATCATTGCCGAACGGGCCATCAACTTTCATCACATTGACCAATTATTTGAGCTTGATGAAGGGCTGGATGTACTCTACGTCAACGACTCACCTGAAAACGTCCAGCGCTCGATTGAGTCGCTGCTCAGCCTCGGCATCGATCACCTGAATTACCACCCGTGGTATCCCGGCAAAACCCACGCCAAACGATGCAGCGTCGCCATCACGCCCGGCGAACCCGGTTTGGTGCCCGATTGGGTCACCCAAATCGTGGACATTGGCCCACGCTTAATCGACGTCACCAGCATCATTGCACTGCTGAACGCTCTAGGCTTGGACATCGCCACGCAGCGTATTTTGTCCGACCGCTACATTCAAAAAATCATCGACCTGAGCAAGCGCATTGCCAAAGTCAGCCGCGATGCTCGGCACGTCAGTGCACACTTGAAGCAAGTGGTCGATGGCGTGCACGACGGCATCCTGGCGGTCAGCCGCGACGGTTTCATTACCGTGTTTAACGGCATCTTAGAAGACATTCTGGACGTTCGTGACGGACGCGCCATTGGGCGACGACTGGAAGACGTGATTCAGCTGCCGGAGTTGGTGCAATTCATTGGCGATGACAACGCAGAAAGCAGCCGCTATTTCACCCTCGCCAATGCCGAGATCATGGTGCATCGGTTAACGCTCGACAGTGACCAAAGCCGTGTAGCTACGTTCAAAAACGCGGGCGAAACCCTAGAAATGGAACGCAAACGCCGCCAGGCGCTGATGCGCAAGGGGCATTACGCCAAGTACACCTTTAACGACATTGTCGGGCACAGCACTGAGCTACAACACACCAAACGTATTGCGCATAAACTGGCTCAGTCGGAACTCACCATTCTGATCGAAGGCGAAAGCGGCACCGGTAAAGAACTCTTTGCCAGTTCCATTCACCACGCCTCGCCACGCCATAACGGCCCGTTTTTGGCCGTCAACTTTAGCGCCTTACCTGAAGACTTGGTAGAGAGTGAACTCTTCGGGCACGACGAAGGCGCCTTTACCGGTGCGCGCAAAGGCGGCCGCAAAGGCTTGTTTGAGCAAGCGCACGGCGGCACGTTGTTTTTGGATGAGATCGGCGACATCAGCTTAAAGGTTCAGGCCCGCTTGCTGCGCGTGCTGCAAGAAAAAGAACTCTTACGGGTGGGCGGCACCGACATCATTCCGGTCGATGTGCGCATCATCGCAGCGACCAACCGCCATTTGCTGACGCGGGTAGAAGACAACCTGTTCCGTGAAGACCTCTATCACCGTCTCAAGGTGCTCTATTTGCATCTGCCCCCGCTGCGCCAGCGCGCCGAAGACATTGAAGAGCTGATTCGTTACACCATTCATCAAGCTGGTCGTCAGGACATCTACATCAACCCGGACGTCATCACCGCACTGCGCGCTTATCCGTGGTACGGCAACATCCGTGAATTGCGCAACACCCTAGACTACATGCTGGCCGTGTGCGAAGACGACGAACTGCAGCTGCGCGACATACCCGCCGAAGGTTTCTTCCAAGCCACCCCCATTGGCCTCAGCAGTGATGCAGCCCATCGACCAACGGTCACGCCAGCACCTTCGCCCAACACGCCGCCGGTCAGCAGCTCACCCCCCAGCGCCATACCACCGCACGAACTGGATACCCTGTTGCGTCTGGCCTACGATCTGCAGCAGCAAGAAGGCCGCATCAGTCGGGTAGCGTTGGCGGTGCAGGCCAAGCAAGCCGGCCATTCCTTCACGGAGCAACAAATCCGGCTGCGCCTCAGTTTGTTGCACGACCAAGGCTTGGTGGTGCAGTTCCGCGGACGCAGCGGCACCCGCTTGACGGCGGCCGGAGAGGCCCGCGTGCTGCAGTTGACCCGAGGCGAGGCGACCTAA
- a CDS encoding ABC transporter ATP-binding protein: MNKQALLEVKNLKMYFPQTKGLIKKETTYVKAVDGISFDVQEGQTLGLVGESGCGKSTTGRGIMRLIEPSDGEVWFEGNELAKLSRHELRLKRREMQMVFQDPYASLNPRLRIEDILAEPLKAHGMKNKAERRKLILKMLDVVGLNRNYAHRYAHEFSGGQRQRIGIARALILNPKLIIADEPVAALDVSIQAQILNLMKDLQAEFGLAYLFISHDLSVVRHLCDRTAVMYLGRIAEIGSTEAIFNKPLHPYTQTLLDAIPVSNPRHRRERVILKGDVPSPVNPPKGCAFVGRCPKVHARCHEERPQLRTMGEDHQVACHLYDEA; this comes from the coding sequence ATGAATAAACAGGCGTTGCTTGAGGTCAAAAACCTCAAGATGTATTTCCCCCAAACCAAAGGCCTGATTAAAAAAGAAACCACGTACGTCAAAGCCGTCGACGGCATCTCGTTTGACGTGCAAGAAGGCCAGACTCTGGGTCTGGTCGGCGAGTCGGGCTGTGGCAAGTCAACGACTGGGCGCGGCATCATGCGCTTGATCGAGCCCAGTGACGGCGAAGTGTGGTTTGAAGGCAATGAGCTGGCCAAGCTGTCGCGCCATGAGCTGCGCTTGAAGCGTCGTGAAATGCAGATGGTGTTTCAAGACCCTTACGCGTCCTTGAACCCGCGGCTGCGCATTGAAGACATTCTGGCCGAACCGCTGAAAGCGCACGGCATGAAAAACAAAGCCGAACGCCGCAAGCTGATTCTCAAGATGCTGGACGTGGTAGGCCTGAACCGCAACTACGCGCACCGTTACGCGCATGAGTTCTCCGGCGGCCAACGCCAGCGTATCGGCATTGCCCGGGCGCTGATTTTGAACCCCAAGCTGATCATCGCTGATGAGCCGGTCGCGGCACTCGACGTGTCGATTCAGGCGCAGATTTTGAACCTGATGAAGGACCTGCAAGCCGAGTTCGGTCTGGCCTACCTGTTCATATCGCACGACCTCAGTGTCGTACGCCACCTGTGTGACCGCACCGCTGTAATGTATTTGGGCCGCATAGCGGAAATCGGCAGTACCGAGGCCATTTTCAACAAACCGTTGCACCCCTATACCCAAACGCTGTTGGACGCCATTCCGGTGTCTAATCCACGCCATCGTCGTGAGCGGGTAATTTTGAAGGGTGATGTGCCATCCCCGGTGAATCCGCCGAAGGGCTGCGCCTTTGTTGGCCGCTGCCCGAAGGTTCATGCGCGCTGCCATGAAGAACGTCCACAACTGCGTACGATGGGCGAGGACCACCAAGTGGCCTGCCACCTGTACGATGAAGCCTGA
- a CDS encoding ABC transporter ATP-binding protein — MTQTSIDDQPLLDVRELVVKFKSDGREFAVVDGISFHINKGETLGVVGESGCGKSVTSLSIMQLIPSPPGKITGGEIRFRGNNLLDLPEKKMRKVRGNDISMIFQEPMTSLNPVFTVGEQIDEVLALHTELDKEQQRLRSIEMLTLVGIPRPEQIYDAYPYQLSGGMRQRVMIAIGLACEPQLLIADEPTTALDVTIQAQILDLMRNLKSKTDTAILFITHDLGVVAEMCDRVVVMYAGQVVEEADVDSLFNNPRHPYTQGLLDSIPDATKKVDRLNAIPGMVPQPGSVERGCRFAARCSKATDQCFQEAPPLFRIDAKHISRCWLDKDHERVAQ; from the coding sequence ATGACACAGACAAGTATTGACGATCAGCCGCTGCTCGACGTGCGTGAGCTGGTCGTTAAATTCAAAAGCGACGGCCGCGAATTTGCGGTGGTCGACGGCATCAGTTTTCACATCAACAAGGGTGAAACCCTGGGTGTGGTGGGCGAGTCAGGTTGCGGTAAAAGTGTCACCTCACTGTCCATCATGCAGCTGATCCCGTCACCCCCGGGCAAGATCACCGGCGGTGAAATTCGCTTCCGTGGCAACAACCTGCTCGACTTGCCGGAAAAGAAAATGCGCAAGGTGCGCGGCAACGACATTTCGATGATCTTTCAGGAGCCTATGACGTCGCTGAACCCGGTGTTTACCGTGGGTGAACAGATCGACGAAGTACTCGCACTGCACACAGAGCTGGACAAAGAACAACAACGCCTGCGCTCCATTGAGATGCTCACTTTGGTGGGCATTCCGCGCCCGGAGCAAATCTACGACGCTTACCCGTACCAGTTATCGGGTGGCATGCGCCAGCGTGTGATGATCGCCATCGGGCTGGCGTGCGAACCGCAGTTGCTGATTGCCGATGAGCCGACCACGGCCCTGGATGTGACCATACAGGCCCAGATTCTCGACCTGATGCGCAATCTCAAGTCGAAAACCGACACGGCGATTCTGTTCATCACGCACGACCTTGGCGTGGTGGCCGAAATGTGCGATCGCGTCGTGGTGATGTACGCCGGTCAGGTGGTGGAAGAAGCGGACGTCGACAGCCTGTTCAATAACCCACGCCACCCGTACACCCAAGGCCTGCTGGATTCCATTCCCGACGCCACGAAAAAAGTGGACCGTCTGAACGCCATTCCCGGCATGGTGCCACAGCCCGGTTCGGTTGAGCGAGGCTGTCGCTTTGCGGCACGTTGCAGCAAGGCCACCGACCAGTGCTTCCAAGAAGCGCCGCCGTTATTCCGCATCGACGCCAAACACATCAGTCGCTGCTGGTTGGATAAAGATCATGAGAGGGTCGCTCAATGA
- a CDS encoding ABC transporter permease subunit, with protein MMMHNQSPFITFLRKFLKQRLALIAFAVLVVIMGIALLAPWVAPYDPHRPVNLQYADRGIDITQLTRHNPVLEGLLSDGTSVAYGDLPQVTVRADNQRVVSARRTRSGLNITSLTAGYTPVYFTVGELTTAMDVYVRGEVPLGDIEPALVQLSIPQAQSALAVGEQVDLVLRGLRADGTELEGVHAINQFGAQYRPDEPLRVTWRSLDEGVTQVSSDGQLQLLAAGEGLVQARFGDITALAQFAVGGAVVEPRLVSLSLTEYETSLTDAYKHQRPSSLHFFGTDHQNRDIFSRVLHGTRDTLLIGFVSVAIGTLIGTVLGLLAGFYGGRIDNAITRVMDVLLAFPGILLAIAVIAFLGAGLINIIFAVAVFTVPVFVRIVRASTLSLKEMTYVEAARSIGVRDSVIIARHIFPGTLPVVLVYLTMRIGVAILIGAALSFLGLGGDITAPEWGSMLSAAKDNSSTVFHATFFPGLAIVITVLSFNIFGDGLRDALDPKLKE; from the coding sequence ATGATGATGCACAATCAATCCCCCTTCATTACTTTCTTGCGCAAGTTCTTGAAGCAGCGTTTGGCGCTGATCGCCTTTGCTGTCCTGGTGGTCATTATGGGCATTGCCCTGCTGGCTCCTTGGGTAGCACCCTACGATCCGCACCGTCCGGTGAACTTGCAGTACGCCGACCGCGGCATCGACATCACCCAACTCACCCGGCACAACCCCGTGTTAGAAGGGTTGCTGTCGGATGGTACCTCGGTGGCCTACGGCGACTTGCCGCAAGTAACCGTGCGCGCCGACAATCAGCGCGTGGTCAGCGCCCGCCGCACCCGCAGTGGCTTGAACATTACTTCACTGACCGCAGGCTACACGCCGGTGTATTTCACCGTGGGCGAACTGACTACCGCCATGGATGTGTATGTACGCGGCGAAGTACCCTTGGGCGATATCGAACCCGCCTTGGTGCAGCTTTCCATTCCACAAGCCCAGTCAGCCTTGGCGGTTGGTGAGCAGGTTGACCTCGTACTGCGCGGCTTACGCGCTGACGGGACTGAGCTGGAGGGCGTGCATGCCATCAACCAGTTTGGCGCGCAATATCGCCCGGATGAGCCACTGAGGGTTACCTGGCGTTCACTGGATGAAGGCGTCACTCAAGTCAGCTCAGACGGCCAATTACAGCTGCTGGCGGCGGGTGAAGGTTTGGTGCAAGCACGCTTTGGCGACATTACCGCGCTGGCCCAATTCGCCGTAGGTGGTGCCGTGGTTGAACCACGGCTCGTCAGTCTCAGCCTCACCGAGTATGAAACCAGCCTAACCGATGCCTACAAACACCAGCGCCCTTCTAGCCTGCACTTCTTTGGCACCGACCACCAAAACCGTGACATCTTCAGCCGCGTGTTACACGGCACCCGTGACACCCTACTGATCGGTTTTGTCTCGGTCGCCATCGGTACACTGATCGGTACCGTATTAGGGCTGTTGGCCGGTTTCTACGGCGGCCGGATCGACAACGCCATTACCCGTGTCATGGACGTTCTGCTGGCCTTCCCCGGTATTCTTCTCGCCATTGCGGTGATCGCGTTCCTGGGTGCCGGCTTGATCAACATAATCTTTGCTGTAGCGGTGTTCACCGTGCCGGTGTTTGTGCGCATCGTGCGCGCCTCGACGCTGTCGTTGAAAGAAATGACCTACGTGGAAGCGGCCCGCTCGATCGGCGTACGCGACAGCGTGATCATTGCGCGGCACATCTTCCCCGGCACGCTGCCTGTGGTGCTGGTGTACCTGACCATGCGTATCGGTGTCGCCATTTTGATCGGTGCGGCACTGAGCTTCTTGGGTCTGGGTGGCGACATCACAGCGCCCGAATGGGGCTCGATGCTCAGCGCGGCGAAAGACAACAGCTCCACGGTGTTCCACGCGACCTTCTTTCCGGGTCTGGCCATTGTCATCACCGTTTTGAGTTTCAATATTTTCGGGGACGGCTTACGCGACGCCCTTGATCCGAAGCTGAAGGAGTAA
- the nikB gene encoding nickel ABC transporter permease → MLNYILRRVFGMVPVLFVITIIAFLFVHLTPGDPIRIMYGAEIDQETYQQMREREGFNDPLVVQYGRYMVNMLQGDFGMSYRTRVNVSDEIIRRFGYTFVLTVLAMFWAIVIGVGVGILSATKRNSLADRSSMIATITALSIPEFWFGLMIMQIFAVQLGWFPTSGSGTWIHLILPSVTLGLGVAATIVRFTRSSVLEVLREDYVRTARAKGQKESVVIWRHVLRNALIPVVTMSGLQFGFLIGGAVVVEQVFAWPGLGSYLIDSILGRDYPVIQALILLFSLQFLVINLLVDISYAFLNPQIRYD, encoded by the coding sequence ATGTTGAACTACATCCTTCGCCGTGTATTCGGGATGGTGCCTGTGCTCTTTGTGATCACCATCATCGCCTTCCTGTTTGTGCACCTGACGCCTGGCGACCCGATTCGTATCATGTACGGCGCGGAGATTGATCAGGAAACCTATCAACAAATGCGCGAGCGCGAGGGCTTTAATGATCCCTTGGTCGTTCAGTACGGTCGCTACATGGTTAACATGCTGCAAGGCGACTTCGGTATGTCGTACCGTACGCGCGTGAATGTGTCGGACGAGATTATCCGGCGCTTCGGCTACACCTTTGTCCTCACTGTTTTGGCCATGTTCTGGGCCATTGTCATCGGTGTTGGTGTGGGCATCCTATCGGCAACCAAGCGAAATTCGCTAGCCGATCGCTCCAGTATGATCGCGACCATTACAGCGCTCAGTATTCCCGAATTTTGGTTTGGCCTCATGATCATGCAGATCTTTGCGGTCCAACTCGGCTGGTTCCCCACCAGCGGCAGCGGCACCTGGATACACTTGATCCTGCCGTCCGTCACCCTAGGCCTTGGGGTGGCCGCCACCATCGTACGTTTCACCCGTTCCAGTGTGTTGGAAGTGCTGCGTGAAGACTACGTGCGCACTGCCCGCGCGAAAGGGCAAAAAGAATCCGTTGTTATCTGGCGCCATGTATTGCGCAACGCGCTCATTCCCGTCGTCACCATGTCGGGCCTGCAATTTGGCTTCCTGATCGGCGGTGCCGTGGTGGTGGAGCAAGTCTTTGCTTGGCCGGGTCTCGGTTCGTACTTGATCGACAGTATTTTGGGTCGTGACTATCCGGTGATTCAAGCGCTTATTTTGTTGTTCTCCTTGCAGTTTCTGGTCATCAACCTGTTGGTCGACATCAGTTACGCCTTCTTGAATCCGCAGATCCGCTATGATTAA